TCCCGGTATCGTGGTGGGCAGCAGCAAGACCGGCGAGATCGACAAGATCGACGGCCCTTACTACTTCTTCAAGCTGTTGCAGAAAATGCGCAAGATCCTGCCGCCGTGGATGCCTGCCATCGGTATTGATGGCGGCCGCATCAACATCGTGCCGGTGGATTTCGTGGTCGAAGCCATGGATCACATCGCCCATATCAACGGGCACAACGGCAAGTGTTTTCACCTGACCGACCCCGATGCCAAGCGCGTAGGCGAGGTGTTGGCGATTTTTGCCGAGGCAGCCCATGCACCCAAGCTGGCTCTGCGTATCAACCCGGCCATCTTCGGCTTCATCCCTTCGATGGTGCGCCAGGCACTGACCTCGCTCACGCCGGTTCGCCGCGTGCGCGACGCCGTCATGAAGGATCTGGGCCTGCCATCGGATGTGATGAACTTCGTGTCCTACCCTACCCGGTTCGATAGCCGCCAGACCCAGAAGCTGCTCCAGGGCACCGGCATTGCCGTGCCCGCGCTGGAAACCTATGCCTGGAAGCTGTGGGATTACTGGGAACGCCACCTCGACCCGGATCTGTTCATCGATCGCAGCCTCTCAGGCGTATCACGAGGCAAGAACGTACTGATCACTGGCGGCTCCAGCGGCATTGGCCAAGCAACCGCCATGAAGCTCGCCAGCGCAGGGGCCAATGTGATCATCGTGGCGCGTGATCTGGAAAAACTCGAAGCCACCAAGAAGGAAATCGAAGCAAGCGGTGGCAAGTGCTTTGTGTACTCCTGCGATCTGTCGAACCTTGAGTCGATCGATGGCCTTGCCGTAAAGGTGCTGGCCGATCATGGCCATGTGGATGTGCTGGTGAACAACGCCGGCCGCTCGATCCGCCGCGCCATTGAAAACAGCTACGACCGATTCCATGACTTCGAGCGCACCATGCAGCTCAACTACTTTGGCTGCCTGCGCCTGACGCTGGCCTTGTTGCCCAGCATGAGCGAGCGCAAGAGTGGCCAGATCATCAATATTTCGTCGATCGGCGTGCTCACGAACTCCCCACGTTTCTCGGCCTATGTAGCCTCCAAAGCCGCGCTGGATGCCTTTACCCGCTGCGCCGCCAGTGAGTTCTCTGACCGTGGCATCTACTTCACCACGATCAACATGCCGCTGGTGCGTACGCCGATGATTGCGCCGACCGAGATCTACAAGAGCATGCCGTTCATCATCAGCCCTGATGAAGCCGCCGACATGGTGGCCAATGCCGTCATCTACAAGCCGGTGCGGGTGGCGTCGGGTCTGGGCATCTTCGGTCAGATCATCCACGCCGTGGCACCGCGCGTGGCACAGATCATCATGAACACCGCCTACCGCATGTTCCCCGATTCCTCCGCCGCACAGGGCAAGGATAGCGGCCCCAAGGAGCTGAGCGCCGATCAACTG
The nucleotide sequence above comes from Chitinimonas sp. BJYL2. Encoded proteins:
- a CDS encoding SDR family oxidoreductase translates to MTYFVTGATGFIGNHLVHTLLKKRKGKIYALVRKESLEKFDKIRERWGKDGERVIPVVGDLSKPKLGVSAKDITELKGKIKHFFHLAALYDLKAGAEEQIEVNVNGTRHAVQFADAIEAGIFHHTSSIAAAGLYEGVFSEDMFDEAGKLNHPYFRTKHDSEAVVRKECKRPWRVYRPGIVVGSSKTGEIDKIDGPYYFFKLLQKMRKILPPWMPAIGIDGGRINIVPVDFVVEAMDHIAHINGHNGKCFHLTDPDAKRVGEVLAIFAEAAHAPKLALRINPAIFGFIPSMVRQALTSLTPVRRVRDAVMKDLGLPSDVMNFVSYPTRFDSRQTQKLLQGTGIAVPALETYAWKLWDYWERHLDPDLFIDRSLSGVSRGKNVLITGGSSGIGQATAMKLASAGANVIIVARDLEKLEATKKEIEASGGKCFVYSCDLSNLESIDGLAVKVLADHGHVDVLVNNAGRSIRRAIENSYDRFHDFERTMQLNYFGCLRLTLALLPSMSERKSGQIINISSIGVLTNSPRFSAYVASKAALDAFTRCAASEFSDRGIYFTTINMPLVRTPMIAPTEIYKSMPFIISPDEAADMVANAVIYKPVRVASGLGIFGQIIHAVAPRVAQIIMNTAYRMFPDSSAAQGKDSGPKELSADQLAFMQVMKGIYL